One bacterium genomic window carries:
- a CDS encoding radical SAM protein, which yields MGNLYTKMKIFHFKEKIDSLPSFVDKIMPPIHIRIKPTNVCNHNCYYCAYRVENLQLGKDMNKRDYIPYEKMEKIIDDIVDMEVKAITFSGGGEPFCYPYLLESIKKLSQSPVKFAALTNGSKIKGELAEIFAHYGTWIRVSMDGWDNKSYAYYRKVGKDEFTKVMNNMKDFKKLEGRCFLGVSIMVDKINKSHIYEFIKKLKDIGVDSIKVSPCIVSNDRVENNIYHQPFFEDVKEQVKKAISDFSDDAFQINDAYHELDETFTKDYIWCPYLQVLPVIGADCNIYPCQDKAYNLEEGLIGSIKDCRFKDFWLKDKNKFFKINPSLHCNHHCVANAKNKLI from the coding sequence ATGGGAAATTTATATACAAAGATGAAGATTTTTCACTTCAAAGAGAAGATAGATTCACTTCCTTCTTTTGTGGATAAGATAATGCCTCCAATCCATATAAGGATAAAACCAACAAATGTTTGTAATCATAATTGTTACTATTGTGCTTACAGGGTAGAAAATCTTCAGCTTGGGAAAGATATGAATAAACGAGATTATATCCCTTATGAAAAGATGGAGAAAATAATTGATGATATTGTTGATATGGAAGTGAAAGCTATTACATTCAGTGGTGGTGGAGAACCATTCTGTTATCCTTATTTATTAGAAAGCATCAAGAAACTATCTCAGAGCCCTGTTAAATTTGCAGCCTTAACCAATGGTTCAAAAATTAAAGGAGAATTGGCAGAGATATTTGCCCATTATGGAACATGGATTAGGGTTTCTATGGACGGGTGGGACAATAAGAGTTATGCATATTATAGGAAGGTTGGCAAGGATGAATTTACTAAGGTAATGAATAATATGAAAGATTTTAAAAAGCTTGAGGGAAGATGTTTCCTGGGGGTTAGCATAATGGTTGATAAAATAAATAAAAGCCATATCTATGAATTTATTAAGAAACTTAAAGACATTGGTGTAGATAGTATAAAGGTTTCTCCCTGCATAGTAAGTAATGATAGGGTAGAGAATAATATATATCATCAACCATTTTTTGAAGATGTAAAGGAACAGGTAAAAAAGGCAATAAGTGATTTTTCAGATGATGCATTTCAGATAAATGATGCATATCATGAATTGGATGAGACATTTACAAAAGACTACATCTGGTGTCCATATCTTCAGGTCCTGCCTGTGATTGGTGCTGATTGTAATATATATCCTTGCCAGGATAAAGCATATAACCTTGAAGAAGGGCTAATTGGTTCTATTAAGGATTGCAGATTTAAGGATTTTTGGTTAAAAGATAAGAATAAATTTTTTAAAATAAATCCTTCTTTACACTGCAATCACCATTGTGTAGCCAATGCTAAAAATAAGCTTATTT
- a CDS encoding class I SAM-dependent methyltransferase: MGKLLNIITPSHKKTKRDYIGRMMDEKARCSKIAREYGKEYWDGERRFGYGGYKYDGRWKDVAKKLIENYNLLENAQILDVGCGKGFLLYEIKMLLPHCKINGFDISEYALENAQEDIKGYLFKHKAQDYYPFKDKEFDLVFSITTLHNLYINELKSALKEIERVGKNKYIVVESYRNEEELFNLQCWALTCEAFFTPQEWIWLFGEFGYTGDYEFIYFE; this comes from the coding sequence ATGGGAAAATTATTAAATATTATAACGCCCTCGCACAAAAAAACAAAGAGGGATTATATTGGAAGAATGATGGATGAGAAGGCAAGATGTTCAAAGATAGCAAGGGAGTATGGTAAAGAATACTGGGATGGAGAAAGAAGATTTGGTTATGGAGGCTATAAATATGATGGAAGATGGAAGGATGTAGCAAAGAAACTTATTGAAAACTATAATCTTTTAGAAAATGCTCAAATATTAGATGTTGGGTGTGGAAAAGGCTTTCTTCTCTATGAGATTAAAATGCTTCTACCACATTGCAAGATAAATGGGTTTGATATATCAGAATATGCATTAGAGAATGCACAAGAAGATATAAAAGGTTATTTATTTAAACACAAAGCCCAAGATTACTATCCTTTTAAAGATAAAGAGTTTGATCTGGTTTTCTCTATAACCACCCTGCATAATCTCTATATAAATGAGCTAAAATCAGCCCTTAAAGAGATTGAAAGGGTTGGAAAGAATAAATATATTGTTGTAGAAAGCTATAGAAATGAAGAAGAATTATTTAATCTTCAATGCTGGGCATTAACCTGTGAAGCATTTTTTACTCCCCAGGAATGGATATGGCTCTTTGGGGAATTTGGCTACACGGGTGATTATGAGTTTATCTATTTTGAATAA